Proteins from a genomic interval of Microbacterium phyllosphaerae:
- a CDS encoding bifunctional riboflavin kinase/FAD synthetase, with protein MIVFRDPQEVPDDFGPSAVAIGKFDGVHAGHRAVIRRLKEIAASSDLKTVAVTFDRNPLAVLRPDRCPENVVTVDRKIELLGELELDATLLLTFDAELAARSAEDFVSSILVGALRVSTVLVGEDFRFGRGGAGTPALLRELGPRLGFTVEVVDDVFLDDSERRVSSTWIRELLMDGDVTTAARVLDRNVDVRGEVVHGLKRGRELGFPTANLSASVDSFVPGDGVYAGWLVDHETGIRHRAAISVGTNPTFDDVLERQVEAHVIGETDLDLYGHDVTVEFVERLRGMVAFEGIEKLKSQMTADVTDAERVLAAPRS; from the coding sequence ATGATCGTCTTCCGCGACCCTCAGGAGGTTCCGGACGACTTCGGCCCCTCCGCCGTCGCGATCGGCAAGTTCGACGGAGTGCATGCGGGGCATCGAGCGGTCATCCGACGCCTCAAGGAGATCGCGGCATCCTCCGACCTGAAGACCGTCGCGGTGACGTTCGACCGCAATCCCCTGGCCGTCCTGCGCCCCGACCGGTGCCCTGAGAACGTCGTCACCGTCGACCGCAAGATCGAGCTTCTGGGCGAGCTTGAGCTCGATGCGACGCTGCTTCTCACGTTCGATGCCGAACTCGCCGCGCGCAGCGCCGAGGACTTCGTGAGCAGCATCCTCGTCGGCGCGCTGCGCGTGTCGACGGTGCTCGTCGGCGAGGACTTCCGGTTCGGACGTGGCGGGGCGGGAACCCCTGCGCTGCTGCGCGAGCTGGGGCCGCGGCTCGGATTCACCGTGGAGGTCGTCGATGACGTGTTCCTCGACGATTCCGAGCGGCGCGTCTCGTCGACCTGGATCCGCGAACTGCTGATGGACGGCGATGTCACGACGGCCGCACGTGTGCTCGACCGCAATGTCGATGTGCGTGGCGAGGTCGTGCACGGTCTCAAGCGCGGCAGGGAACTCGGATTCCCGACCGCGAACCTCTCGGCCTCGGTCGACTCGTTCGTGCCGGGTGACGGTGTGTACGCCGGATGGCTCGTCGACCACGAGACCGGGATACGTCACCGGGCGGCGATCTCCGTCGGCACGAATCCGACGTTCGACGACGTGCTCGAGCGGCAGGTCGAGGCGCACGTGATCGGCGAGACCGATCTGGATCTGTACGGCCACGACGTGACGGTGGAGTTCGTCGAGCGTCTGCGCGGCATGGTCGCATTCGAGGGCATCGAGAAGCTCAAGTCGCAGATGACGGCCGACGTCACCGACGCCGAACGGGTGCTCGCGGCGCCGAGAAGCTGA
- a CDS encoding DEAD/DEAH box helicase, with protein sequence MPTTATAASRRKKTSRRDDEAPLIPILARKVREIEAKSQRGKLGPTNRVKFQVIAFLVREERARVKADAEIADAARAELLKRLDGVATILAKTAARDTSLIQLLEADQATSPVAKRMRRDWLLESGAELAPEELIIADVAPVQTSVVSAAIAERQVTPPSVEARQLANPFLAPDLTPRASTTPRRRLDGWELMGPLYKAFETGAGGGAASMDLPPAPEYDHLSPKGLEVMVHQSRFLEAVREGHRSFLLADEPGLGKTAQSVLAASVAGAYPLLVVVPNVVKMNWAREVERWTPQRRATVIQGDGADIDAFADIFIVNYEILDRHMSWLASIGLRGMVVDEAHFIKNLSSQRSQNVLSLANRVRERTPGGNPLMLALTGTPLINDVEDFDAIWRFLGWTTGEKPGPELMEKLDATGFTPADKSFYPEAREAVISMGIVRRKKKDVAADLPDKLIADLPVQLDDEFGRSIRQAERELGERLAARYRRIIEARGDRGLAPGEIDEDIVRLVAQNELEESKAAGTGGDNVFTMVRRIGQAKAHLAADYAAQLQRSVGKVVFFAKHIDVMDQAEAHFASAGIRSVSIRGDQTSTARQQAIDDFNSDPDVGIAVCSLTAAGVGVNMQAASNVVLAELSWTAAEQTQAIDRVHRIGQDEPVTAWRIIAAHTVDAKIAELIDQKQGLAARALDGEAIDDAAAEPVQLGALMHLLREALGAA encoded by the coding sequence ATGCCGACCACGGCGACTGCCGCATCGCGGCGCAAGAAGACGTCTCGTCGCGACGATGAGGCGCCCCTCATCCCGATCCTCGCGCGCAAGGTGCGCGAGATCGAGGCGAAGTCGCAGCGGGGAAAACTGGGCCCGACGAATCGGGTGAAGTTCCAGGTGATCGCCTTCCTGGTGCGCGAAGAGCGCGCCAGAGTGAAGGCGGATGCCGAGATCGCCGATGCCGCCCGCGCCGAGCTGCTCAAGCGGCTCGACGGTGTCGCGACGATCCTCGCCAAGACCGCTGCGCGCGACACGTCGCTGATCCAGCTGCTCGAGGCCGATCAGGCAACCTCGCCGGTGGCGAAGCGCATGCGTCGAGACTGGCTGCTCGAGTCGGGCGCGGAACTCGCGCCGGAAGAGCTCATCATCGCGGATGTCGCTCCGGTGCAGACCTCGGTGGTCTCGGCAGCGATCGCCGAGCGTCAGGTGACGCCGCCGTCGGTCGAGGCGCGCCAGCTCGCGAACCCGTTCCTCGCCCCGGATCTGACTCCTCGAGCCAGCACCACCCCGCGCCGTCGTCTCGACGGCTGGGAGCTCATGGGGCCGCTCTACAAGGCGTTCGAGACGGGCGCCGGGGGAGGCGCGGCGAGCATGGATCTGCCGCCCGCTCCCGAGTACGACCACCTCTCGCCCAAGGGGCTCGAGGTCATGGTGCACCAGTCGCGCTTCCTCGAGGCTGTGCGCGAAGGTCACCGCAGCTTCCTCCTCGCCGATGAGCCCGGTCTCGGAAAGACCGCTCAGTCCGTTCTCGCCGCGTCGGTCGCGGGTGCCTATCCGCTGCTCGTCGTCGTGCCCAACGTCGTCAAGATGAACTGGGCGCGTGAGGTCGAGCGCTGGACACCGCAGCGCCGAGCGACCGTCATCCAGGGCGACGGCGCCGACATCGACGCGTTCGCCGACATCTTCATCGTGAACTACGAGATCCTCGATCGTCACATGTCGTGGCTCGCATCGATCGGTCTGCGTGGAATGGTCGTCGACGAGGCGCATTTCATCAAGAACCTCAGCTCGCAGCGCTCCCAGAACGTGCTGTCGCTCGCCAACCGCGTGCGCGAGCGCACGCCTGGCGGCAACCCGCTGATGCTGGCCCTCACCGGAACGCCCCTGATCAACGACGTCGAGGACTTCGACGCGATCTGGCGCTTCCTCGGCTGGACGACGGGAGAGAAGCCCGGCCCCGAGCTGATGGAGAAGCTCGACGCGACAGGCTTCACGCCGGCCGACAAGTCGTTCTACCCGGAGGCGCGGGAAGCCGTGATCTCGATGGGCATCGTCCGTCGCAAGAAGAAGGACGTCGCAGCCGATCTCCCCGACAAGCTCATCGCCGATCTGCCGGTGCAGCTCGACGACGAGTTCGGGCGCAGCATCCGCCAGGCAGAGCGCGAGCTCGGCGAGCGCCTTGCCGCCCGCTACCGTCGGATCATCGAGGCGCGCGGCGACCGCGGGCTCGCGCCGGGTGAGATCGACGAGGACATCGTCCGTCTCGTGGCCCAGAACGAGCTCGAGGAGTCGAAGGCCGCCGGCACGGGGGGCGACAACGTCTTCACCATGGTGCGTCGCATCGGACAGGCGAAGGCGCACCTGGCGGCCGACTATGCGGCACAGCTTCAGCGCTCGGTGGGCAAGGTGGTGTTCTTCGCCAAGCACATCGACGTGATGGACCAGGCCGAAGCCCACTTCGCCTCCGCCGGCATCCGGTCAGTGTCCATCCGTGGCGACCAGACCTCGACGGCGCGTCAGCAGGCGATCGACGACTTCAACAGCGATCCGGACGTCGGCATCGCGGTCTGCTCGCTCACGGCGGCGGGCGTGGGCGTCAACATGCAGGCGGCGTCGAACGTCGTGCTCGCAGAGCTGTCCTGGACCGCCGCGGAGCAGACTCAGGCGATCGACCGGGTGCACCGCATCGGGCAGGACGAGCCGGTCACGGCATGGCGGATCATCGCGGCGCACACCGTCGACGCGAAGATCGCCGAGCTCATCGATCAGAAGCAGGGACTCGCGGCGCGGGCGCTCGATGGCGAGGCCATCGATGACGCGGCTGCGGAACCCGTGCAGCTCGGTGCGCTCATGCACCTCCTGCGCGAAGCGCTCGGAGCCGCCTGA
- a CDS encoding ATP-dependent 6-phosphofructokinase produces the protein MKIGILTSGGDCPGLNAVIRGIVLKGTTTYDLEFVGIRDGWRGVVDGDFFPLTRHEVKGLSKVGGTILGTSRTNPYEGVRGGAENIAKTLYGHKIDGIIAIGGEGTLAAADRLAKDGINVIGVPKTIDNDLRATDYSFGFDTAVNIATDAMDRLRTTGDSHQRCMVAEVMGRHVGWIALHAGMAAGAHAICIPEVPMSIDDITELVSSAHDRGRAPLVVVSEGFKLLGMDEAYSDKGLDAFNRPRLGGIGDQLAPAIERITGIETRATILGHIQRGGSPSAFDRVLATRLGLHAADAIVDQAWGQMVAMQGTDIVRVPFAEALGELNTVPRSRYDEAAALFG, from the coding sequence ATGAAGATCGGCATTCTGACGAGCGGTGGCGACTGCCCCGGACTCAACGCGGTAATCCGCGGAATCGTGCTCAAGGGCACCACGACCTACGACCTCGAGTTCGTCGGCATCCGCGACGGATGGCGCGGTGTGGTCGACGGAGACTTCTTCCCCCTCACCCGCCACGAGGTGAAGGGCCTGTCGAAGGTCGGCGGAACGATCCTCGGCACCAGCCGCACCAACCCCTACGAGGGTGTGCGCGGCGGGGCGGAGAACATCGCCAAGACGCTCTACGGGCACAAGATCGACGGCATCATCGCGATCGGCGGCGAGGGAACCCTGGCCGCCGCCGACCGTCTCGCGAAGGACGGCATCAACGTCATCGGCGTGCCGAAGACGATCGACAACGACCTGCGTGCCACCGACTACTCGTTCGGCTTCGACACGGCGGTGAACATCGCCACCGATGCGATGGACCGTCTGCGTACCACCGGCGACTCGCATCAGCGCTGCATGGTGGCCGAGGTCATGGGACGCCACGTCGGCTGGATCGCGTTGCACGCCGGTATGGCGGCGGGCGCCCACGCCATCTGCATCCCTGAGGTGCCGATGTCGATCGACGACATCACCGAGCTCGTCTCGAGCGCCCACGATCGCGGTCGCGCGCCGCTCGTCGTGGTCTCCGAGGGGTTCAAGCTGCTCGGCATGGACGAGGCCTACAGCGACAAGGGGCTGGATGCGTTCAACCGCCCCCGTCTGGGCGGCATCGGCGACCAGCTCGCACCGGCGATCGAGCGGATCACCGGAATCGAGACGCGTGCGACGATCCTCGGCCACATCCAGCGAGGCGGCTCTCCGTCCGCGTTCGACCGTGTGCTGGCGACGCGCCTCGGGTTGCACGCCGCCGATGCGATCGTCGATCAGGCATGGGGCCAGATGGTGGCCATGCAGGGCACCGATATCGTCCGCGTCCCCTTCGCCGAGGCGCTCGGCGAGCTGAACACGGTTCCCCGCAGCCGGTACGACGAGGCCGCCGCCCTGTTCGGCTGA
- a CDS encoding endonuclease domain-containing protein gives MTAARRLGLWTPAHERVHVAVAPTAARFDSAGLRVHWSSGPAPTGQHCVVDPLINVLHEVARCQEPAAALAVWESALNQRLIAPELLGRVEWRSTRGSRIAAVAGLLSDSGLETHFVVLMRAIGVDVVQQVWIDGHPLDALIGTRLAVQLDGFAHHSNASDRRRDIEADARLSLRGYTVLRFDYHQILFRPEFVQSVVRAAVAQNLHRPG, from the coding sequence GTGACCGCCGCGCGGAGACTCGGGCTGTGGACGCCCGCCCATGAGCGGGTGCATGTCGCCGTCGCGCCGACCGCGGCACGATTCGATTCCGCCGGTCTGCGGGTGCACTGGTCGTCGGGACCGGCGCCGACGGGGCAGCACTGCGTCGTCGATCCGCTGATCAACGTGCTCCACGAGGTCGCACGATGCCAGGAACCGGCCGCAGCCCTGGCGGTCTGGGAGTCCGCGCTCAACCAGCGGCTCATCGCACCTGAGCTCCTGGGCCGCGTCGAGTGGCGGAGTACCAGGGGATCACGCATCGCCGCCGTCGCCGGCCTCCTGTCCGATTCCGGACTCGAAACCCACTTCGTCGTCCTGATGCGCGCGATCGGCGTGGACGTCGTTCAGCAGGTGTGGATCGACGGGCACCCACTCGATGCACTGATCGGCACGCGGCTCGCGGTGCAGCTGGACGGATTCGCCCATCACAGCAACGCGTCCGATCGGCGCCGCGACATCGAAGCAGATGCACGACTCAGCCTGCGGGGCTACACCGTGCTCCGTTTCGACTACCACCAGATCCTGTTCCGACCGGAATTCGTGCAGAGCGTCGTACGCGCGGCGGTCGCTCAGAATCTGCATCGGCCGGGCTGA
- a CDS encoding type IV toxin-antitoxin system AbiEi family antitoxin domain-containing protein gives MSLEDWLRTHDGAAHTTEIYAAGFSRYVVATAVDSGRMLRLRRSWIASKSAIRRFSPLSESAVVSPA, from the coding sequence ATGAGTCTCGAGGACTGGCTTCGAACGCACGACGGAGCGGCCCACACGACGGAGATCTACGCCGCGGGCTTCAGCCGATATGTCGTCGCCACTGCGGTCGATTCCGGGCGGATGCTCCGGCTCCGCCGCTCCTGGATCGCATCGAAGAGTGCGATCCGGAGGTTCTCGCCGCTGTCGGAGTCAGCGGTCGTCTCACCTGCGTGA
- a CDS encoding S9 family peptidase — translation MTDAPTADRRSTLRTHHGDTFDDPYEWLREKDSPEVIAHLEAENAHTEAELSHLSELRETLFQEIKGRVQETDLSVPTRRGDWWYYSRTEEGAQYGIHCRTAAAEDDWTPPVLEPGVAVPGETVLLDGNVEAEGHEFFSLGAFDTSDDATKLLWATDFEGDELYTVHVRDLATGETLADEIPDTGGAFFTPDGTGVLYTTRDDAWRPDTLWLHRLGTPVSDDVKLFHEPDEKYWLGAGITRSRKYLVIAVGSSITSEEYLVDLSGDLTAAPEIVWPRREGVEYSLEHAVVDGEDRLYILHNDDALDFELVSVAASAPQGDRRVVLAHEPGRRLLGVDAFRDFATVEYRSEGLERVGLLDYATDAVEDIVFDEPLYSAGVSGNPEWHSPFLRLGYTSFLTPGTVFELDLATRELELRKQVAVLGGYDPLDYGQQRAWATASDGTRVPISLVWKRSFGEPGSEVRPVHLYGYGSYEHSIDPGFSVARLSELDRGIIFAVAHVRGGGEMGRQWYEDGKLLNKRNTFTDFVACAEHLVEQGITTPERLVAEGGSAGGLLMGAVTNLAPELFAGILAAVPFVDALTTILDPSLPLTVIEWDEWGDPLHGADVYEYMKSYSPYENVREGVRYPRILAVTSLNDTRVLYVEPAKWIAALRVAGASDALLKCEMVAGHGGVSGRYNSWKERAFELAWILDTVGLASR, via the coding sequence GTGACTGATGCCCCGACCGCAGACCGCCGCTCGACTCTCCGCACTCACCACGGCGACACCTTCGACGACCCGTACGAATGGCTGCGTGAGAAGGACTCCCCCGAGGTGATCGCGCACCTCGAAGCCGAGAACGCACACACCGAGGCCGAACTCTCCCACCTCTCCGAGCTGCGCGAGACGCTGTTCCAGGAGATCAAGGGGCGCGTGCAGGAGACCGACCTCTCCGTGCCGACTCGGCGCGGAGACTGGTGGTATTACAGCCGCACGGAGGAAGGCGCCCAGTACGGAATCCATTGCCGCACCGCGGCCGCCGAGGACGACTGGACTCCCCCGGTCCTCGAACCCGGCGTCGCCGTCCCCGGAGAGACGGTTCTGCTCGACGGCAACGTCGAGGCCGAGGGCCACGAGTTCTTCTCGCTCGGCGCGTTCGACACCTCTGACGACGCGACGAAGCTGCTCTGGGCGACGGATTTCGAGGGCGACGAGCTCTACACGGTCCACGTCCGAGACCTCGCCACCGGAGAGACCCTCGCCGACGAGATCCCCGACACGGGCGGCGCGTTCTTCACGCCGGACGGCACCGGCGTCCTCTACACGACCAGGGACGACGCCTGGCGCCCCGACACGCTCTGGCTGCATCGCCTCGGCACTCCCGTGTCTGACGATGTGAAGCTCTTCCACGAGCCCGACGAGAAGTACTGGCTCGGGGCCGGGATCACCCGGAGCCGCAAGTACCTCGTGATCGCCGTGGGGTCGAGCATCACCAGCGAGGAGTACCTCGTCGACCTCTCGGGCGACCTGACCGCAGCCCCCGAGATCGTGTGGCCTCGGCGCGAGGGTGTCGAGTACTCGCTCGAGCACGCCGTGGTCGACGGAGAGGACCGCCTCTACATCCTCCACAACGACGACGCGCTGGACTTCGAGCTCGTCTCGGTCGCGGCATCCGCGCCCCAGGGGGATCGACGGGTCGTCCTCGCGCACGAGCCGGGGCGGCGATTGCTCGGCGTCGACGCGTTCCGGGATTTCGCCACGGTCGAGTACCGCAGCGAGGGGCTCGAGCGCGTCGGGCTCCTCGACTATGCGACGGATGCCGTGGAGGACATCGTCTTCGATGAGCCTCTCTATTCGGCAGGCGTCAGCGGCAATCCCGAGTGGCACTCGCCGTTCCTCCGCCTCGGCTACACCTCGTTCTTGACGCCGGGAACGGTGTTCGAGCTCGACCTCGCGACGCGCGAGCTCGAACTCCGCAAGCAGGTCGCGGTGCTGGGCGGCTACGACCCGCTCGACTACGGTCAGCAGCGCGCCTGGGCGACCGCATCCGACGGCACCCGGGTGCCGATCTCGCTGGTCTGGAAGCGATCCTTCGGTGAGCCCGGCTCCGAGGTCCGCCCTGTGCACCTGTACGGGTACGGATCGTACGAGCACTCGATCGACCCGGGTTTCTCGGTCGCTCGCCTGTCGGAGCTCGACCGCGGAATCATCTTCGCGGTCGCCCACGTGCGCGGAGGCGGCGAGATGGGACGCCAGTGGTACGAGGACGGCAAGCTCCTGAACAAGCGCAACACGTTCACGGACTTCGTCGCCTGCGCCGAACATCTCGTCGAGCAGGGCATCACGACACCCGAGAGGCTGGTCGCAGAAGGCGGCAGCGCCGGCGGCCTGCTCATGGGAGCCGTCACAAACCTCGCTCCCGAGCTCTTCGCCGGCATCCTGGCCGCAGTGCCTTTCGTCGACGCACTCACGACGATCCTGGATCCCTCGCTCCCCCTGACGGTGATCGAATGGGACGAGTGGGGCGACCCTCTGCACGGCGCAGACGTCTACGAGTACATGAAGTCCTACTCGCCGTACGAGAACGTGCGCGAGGGCGTCCGGTATCCCCGCATCCTCGCGGTCACGTCGCTGAACGACACCCGCGTGCTCTATGTGGAGCCGGCCAAGTGGATCGCGGCGCTGCGCGTCGCAGGGGCCTCGGACGCACTGCTCAAGTGCGAGATGGTCGCCGGGCACGGTGGTGTGAGCGGGCGGTACAACTCGTGGAAGGAACGCGCCTTCGAGCTGGCGTGGATCCTCGACACGGTCGGGCTCGCCTCGCGCTGA
- a CDS encoding inorganic phosphate transporter, whose product METAALIVVLVILLALFFDFTNGFHDTANAMATPIATGALKPKTAVLLAAVLNLVGAFLSTEVSKTVSHGIIREDTIQGDVFLPMIFAGLIGAITWNMLTWLLGLPSSSSHALFGGLIGATLVGVGVGGIDFGMVLSKIILPALIAPLTAGIIAFAATKLAYSITRRYDGKPDGRDGFRWGQIFTSSLVALAHGTNDAQKTMGVITLALITVGWQSSSQADPHLWVIIACAVTIALGTYLGGWRIIRTLGKGLTEVKPAQGFSAESSTAATILASSAFGFALSTTQVASGSVIGSGLGRRGSTVRWRTAGRIAIGWLLTLPAAGAVGALAALLITWLGNWGIAIDTVLALAVIIGLFLRSRKDAVTPANAMSDVAESGLAIEHPDTTPLTRRQQRIADAKAEAKARAEAREQLKVQAKADAKAKADAKADAKAKAAKKAAKSGAPATKIDDAETANSEDSK is encoded by the coding sequence GTGGAAACCGCAGCCCTCATCGTCGTGCTGGTTATCCTGCTGGCACTCTTCTTCGATTTCACCAACGGGTTCCATGACACCGCGAACGCGATGGCGACGCCCATCGCGACCGGTGCTCTCAAGCCCAAGACCGCGGTCCTGCTCGCAGCGGTCCTGAACCTGGTCGGTGCGTTCCTCTCGACCGAGGTCTCCAAGACCGTGTCGCACGGGATCATCCGCGAGGACACCATCCAAGGCGATGTGTTCCTGCCGATGATCTTCGCCGGACTCATCGGCGCGATCACCTGGAACATGCTCACGTGGCTGCTCGGTCTGCCGTCGAGCTCCTCCCACGCGCTGTTCGGCGGACTCATCGGCGCGACTCTGGTCGGCGTCGGGGTCGGCGGTATCGACTTCGGCATGGTGCTCTCGAAGATCATCCTCCCGGCGCTCATCGCCCCGCTCACCGCCGGCATCATCGCGTTCGCCGCCACCAAGCTGGCGTACTCGATCACTCGACGCTACGACGGCAAGCCCGACGGCCGCGACGGCTTCCGCTGGGGGCAGATCTTCACCTCCTCGCTGGTCGCGCTCGCGCACGGCACGAACGACGCGCAGAAGACGATGGGTGTCATCACCCTGGCGCTGATCACGGTCGGATGGCAGAGCAGCTCGCAGGCCGACCCGCACCTCTGGGTCATCATCGCCTGCGCCGTCACGATCGCGCTCGGCACCTACCTCGGCGGCTGGCGCATCATCCGCACCCTCGGAAAGGGGCTGACCGAGGTGAAGCCCGCACAGGGCTTCTCGGCGGAGAGCTCGACGGCCGCGACGATCCTCGCATCCAGCGCCTTCGGATTCGCCCTCTCGACGACGCAGGTCGCATCGGGGTCCGTGATCGGATCCGGTCTCGGCCGTCGTGGTTCGACCGTGCGCTGGCGCACTGCCGGCCGCATCGCGATCGGCTGGCTGCTCACCCTTCCGGCCGCCGGTGCCGTCGGTGCTCTCGCCGCGCTCCTGATCACGTGGCTCGGCAACTGGGGTATCGCGATCGACACCGTGCTGGCTCTCGCGGTCATCATCGGGCTCTTCCTGCGTTCGCGCAAGGATGCCGTGACCCCCGCGAATGCGATGAGTGATGTGGCGGAGTCGGGGCTCGCGATCGAGCACCCCGACACCACGCCGCTCACCCGCCGTCAGCAGCGCATCGCCGATGCCAAGGCCGAGGCGAAGGCTCGTGCGGAGGCGCGGGAGCAGCTCAAGGTCCAGGCGAAGGCCGATGCGAAGGCCAAGGCTGACGCGAAGGCCGATGCGAAGGCCAAAGCCGCGAAGAAGGCGGCGAAGAGCGGGGCACCCGCCACCAAGATCGACGATGCCGAGACGGCGAACAGCGAGGACTCGAAGTGA
- a CDS encoding peptidase, whose product MSVDIDWSAFVQVFLAALVGACAVVTFYALGLRLLVRSGHAPVVSPAEFTDAITVITEKELKRAAKQAAKAAKKNPLTDGQRRLALFGAYGCFALCAAAVVAGILIIVVGH is encoded by the coding sequence GTGAGCGTCGACATCGACTGGAGTGCGTTCGTCCAGGTGTTCCTCGCGGCCCTCGTCGGCGCGTGCGCCGTCGTGACGTTCTACGCGCTCGGCCTCCGACTGCTGGTCCGCAGTGGGCACGCGCCCGTGGTGAGCCCTGCCGAGTTCACCGACGCGATCACCGTGATCACCGAGAAGGAGCTCAAGCGCGCCGCGAAGCAGGCCGCCAAGGCTGCGAAGAAGAACCCCCTGACCGACGGGCAGCGCCGCCTGGCGCTCTTCGGCGCCTACGGATGCTTCGCGCTGTGCGCCGCGGCGGTCGTCGCCGGTATCCTCATCATCGTCGTCGGGCACTGA
- a CDS encoding TetR/AcrR family transcriptional regulator: protein MAKNETRRRLIADAGLTVLATEGSRGLTHRAVDLVAGVPVGTTSNYFRSRDALVEGLVERIGERLAPSEDDLVRRSSEAPSRELFADYIRDIVRRLTDDRDVTLALFELRLESSRRPEVAALLGAWQRAGFDGDVEFNSSAGLPGGRREIALFHYAIDGLMLDRLTTPIDPETSTDDIVDDLVAGLLP, encoded by the coding sequence ATGGCGAAGAACGAGACCAGACGACGACTGATCGCGGATGCCGGGCTCACTGTCCTCGCGACGGAGGGGTCACGCGGACTCACGCATCGCGCCGTCGACCTCGTCGCCGGCGTCCCCGTCGGCACGACATCGAACTACTTCCGGAGTCGCGATGCCCTGGTCGAAGGGCTCGTCGAGCGCATCGGGGAACGGCTCGCCCCGAGCGAGGACGATCTCGTTCGCCGGTCGTCGGAGGCGCCGAGCAGAGAGTTGTTCGCGGACTACATCCGCGACATCGTCCGACGCCTCACGGATGATCGCGATGTGACGCTGGCCCTCTTCGAGCTGCGGCTCGAGAGCAGCCGCCGCCCCGAGGTCGCCGCCCTTCTCGGTGCATGGCAGCGGGCCGGGTTCGACGGAGACGTCGAGTTCAACTCGTCTGCGGGACTGCCGGGCGGCCGGCGCGAGATCGCGCTGTTCCACTACGCGATCGACGGGCTGATGCTCGATCGACTCACCACTCCGATCGATCCCGAAACCTCGACGGATGACATCGTCGACGACCTCGTCGCAGGGCTGCTGCCCTGA
- a CDS encoding metallophosphoesterase, with protein MSAHSESAFVFGRHEPASHVIIHVSDPHFLAGGVRLGGRYDVESNFARTLGAIRTVHPHPAAIVITGDLTDLGEPDAYRRLRAAVEPVAEELGAPVIWVAGNHDERPALREGLLDLEPTQEPITGVWDLDGLRLIALDTSVPGWHHGDLGDDQLAWLADILREPAPHGTLLAMHHPPLPSHVPLFDILELRHQDELADVIRGSDVRGILAGHLHYSAHGTFAGVPVSVSSATCYTMNVARPAADVNGMDAAQAFQLVHVRPDTITHTVVPVTDAPTGDHFSPAWLERMAKLSPAERLEAFSRKR; from the coding sequence ATGTCAGCGCACTCCGAGTCCGCGTTCGTCTTCGGCCGTCATGAGCCGGCGTCGCACGTGATCATCCACGTGAGCGATCCGCATTTCCTCGCCGGTGGTGTCAGGCTCGGCGGTCGCTACGACGTGGAGTCGAACTTCGCTCGCACGCTGGGCGCGATCAGGACCGTGCACCCGCACCCCGCGGCGATCGTGATCACGGGCGATCTCACCGATCTGGGGGAGCCCGACGCCTACCGGCGTCTGCGCGCTGCCGTCGAGCCGGTGGCCGAGGAGCTCGGAGCTCCCGTGATCTGGGTCGCCGGCAACCATGACGAACGCCCGGCACTGCGGGAGGGGCTGCTCGACCTCGAGCCGACACAGGAGCCGATCACCGGCGTGTGGGATCTCGACGGGCTCCGATTGATCGCCCTCGACACCAGCGTGCCCGGCTGGCATCACGGCGATCTCGGCGACGATCAGCTCGCCTGGTTGGCCGACATCCTTCGCGAACCTGCACCGCACGGCACGCTGCTCGCGATGCATCATCCACCTCTCCCGAGTCATGTGCCTCTGTTCGACATCCTGGAGCTGCGGCATCAGGACGAGCTCGCCGACGTCATCCGGGGGAGCGACGTGCGCGGCATCCTCGCCGGTCACCTGCACTACTCGGCGCACGGGACGTTCGCCGGCGTCCCGGTGAGCGTGTCCTCGGCCACCTGCTACACGATGAACGTCGCCCGGCCCGCTGCCGATGTGAACGGCATGGATGCCGCTCAGGCGTTCCAGCTCGTGCATGTGCGGCCCGACACGATCACGCACACCGTCGTTCCGGTGACCGACGCCCCGACCGGCGACCACTTCTCGCCCGCCTGGCTCGAGAGGATGGCGAAGCTCAGCCCCGCGGAGCGTCTCGAGGCCTTCTCGCGCAAACGCTGA